The Georgenia faecalis genome includes a window with the following:
- a CDS encoding HAD-IIB family hydrolase: protein MPLVAFDLDDTLTPSKSPIEPPMAQALAALLDVAPVCIISGGQLEQFTVQVTDRLDLDAERLARLHLMPTCGTRYYRHDGTGWVAVYAHDLSDAERTAAAAAVEEHARRLGLWAERPWGPVIEDRGSQITFSALGQQAPLDAKRAWDPTGEKKEALRAAVAADLPELEVRSGGSTSVDITRKGVDKAYGMRRLAEHTGIALEDMVFVGDRLDEGGNDYPVKALGVPCVAVSGWEETVDVVGRLVEELAAPRLS, encoded by the coding sequence GTGCCGCTCGTCGCCTTCGACCTCGACGACACGCTCACCCCGAGCAAGTCCCCGATCGAGCCGCCGATGGCGCAGGCCCTGGCCGCCCTCCTCGACGTCGCGCCCGTGTGCATCATCTCCGGGGGCCAGCTCGAGCAGTTCACCGTGCAGGTGACCGACCGCCTCGACCTCGACGCCGAGCGCCTCGCCCGCCTGCACCTCATGCCCACCTGCGGGACGCGCTACTACCGCCACGACGGCACCGGGTGGGTGGCCGTCTACGCCCACGACCTGTCCGACGCCGAGCGGACCGCCGCCGCGGCGGCCGTCGAGGAGCACGCCCGGCGCCTGGGCCTGTGGGCGGAGCGCCCGTGGGGGCCGGTCATCGAGGACCGCGGCTCGCAGATCACCTTCTCCGCGCTCGGCCAGCAGGCGCCGCTCGACGCCAAGCGGGCCTGGGACCCGACCGGGGAGAAGAAGGAGGCGCTGCGCGCCGCCGTCGCCGCGGACCTCCCGGAGCTCGAGGTGCGCTCGGGCGGGTCGACGTCGGTGGACATCACGCGCAAGGGCGTGGACAAGGCCTACGGGATGCGCCGGCTGGCGGAGCACACCGGCATCGCGCTCGAGGACATGGTCTTCGTGGGCGACCGGCTCGACGAGGGCGGCAACGACTACCCGGTCAAGGCGCTCGGCGTGCCGTGCGTGGCCGTGAGCGGCTGGGAGGAGACCGTCGACGTCGTCGGGCGGCTCGTCGAGGAGCTCGCGGCCCCCCGCCTCTCGTGA
- a CDS encoding DinB family protein, whose amino-acid sequence MTPTRLDLLRWQLDLTWSLLEYHLERLDRDDVGFEPAALVWTVRPDADGDPTPDWSDTEPDPVPVPTIAWLTWHIGWWWGVALDHAQGRPPRERESVRWPGADAVVPWLRDLRTQWLRVLDGLGEDDLDAAASYPVADDPDYSVGHMIAWVNAELMKNTAEIGQLRLLRAAR is encoded by the coding sequence GTGACGCCGACCCGCCTCGACCTGCTGCGCTGGCAGCTCGACCTCACCTGGTCCCTGCTCGAGTACCACCTCGAGCGCCTGGACCGCGACGACGTCGGCTTCGAGCCGGCCGCCCTCGTGTGGACCGTACGGCCGGACGCCGACGGGGACCCCACGCCGGACTGGTCGGACACCGAGCCCGACCCGGTGCCCGTGCCCACCATCGCGTGGCTCACGTGGCACATCGGGTGGTGGTGGGGCGTCGCGCTCGACCACGCCCAGGGGCGGCCCCCGCGGGAGCGGGAGAGCGTCCGGTGGCCGGGTGCGGACGCCGTCGTGCCGTGGCTGCGGGACCTGCGTACCCAGTGGCTGCGCGTCCTCGACGGCCTCGGCGAGGACGACCTCGACGCCGCGGCCTCCTACCCCGTCGCGGACGACCCCGACTACAGCGTCGGCCACATGATCGCGTGGGTGAACGCCGAGCTCATGAAGAACACTGCCGAGATCGGCCAGCTGCGGCTCCTCCGCGCCGCGCGCTGA
- a CDS encoding thioredoxin family protein gives MSALPADRYAGRPRQDSGRSEPAAGPRPVTRLDPSDLGVPGARLGSRATLVQISTAFCAPCRAARAVLGRVAEQADGVVHLDVDVTGHEDVAERLGVTSTPTILVLDADGGLVARRTGVPRLADVRALLDTIPQRGSAPRPPTGATPS, from the coding sequence GTGAGCGCGCTGCCCGCCGACCGGTACGCCGGGCGGCCGAGGCAGGACTCGGGCCGGAGCGAGCCCGCGGCGGGTCCGCGTCCGGTGACCCGGCTGGACCCGAGCGACCTCGGCGTCCCCGGTGCCCGGCTCGGCTCGCGGGCCACGCTCGTCCAGATCTCGACGGCGTTCTGCGCGCCGTGCCGCGCGGCCCGCGCCGTCCTGGGCCGCGTCGCCGAGCAGGCCGACGGCGTCGTCCACCTCGACGTCGACGTCACCGGCCACGAGGACGTCGCCGAGCGCCTGGGCGTCACCTCCACGCCGACGATCCTCGTGCTCGACGCCGACGGCGGGCTGGTCGCCCGGCGGACCGGCGTGCCGCGGCTGGCCGACGTCCGGGCCCTCCTCGACACGATCCCCCAGCGCGGCTCCGCCCCGCGGCCGCCCACCGGGGCGACGCCCTCCTGA
- the idi gene encoding isopentenyl-diphosphate Delta-isomerase has product MNALPLGSAPTGVTTPAVPTSEYGTVERVILLAEDGTPVGVADKAEVHTEATPLHLAFSCHIRDARGQVLVTRRALSKKTWPGVWTNSLCGHPAPGESFESAIARRAHEELGLELTDIRMVLPDFRYRAVDASGVVENEICPVFTARAGSELAPNPAEVMDYTWVAPSDLRRAIEVAPWALSPWLVEHSPGLALLVDESDRSEGPA; this is encoded by the coding sequence ATGAACGCCCTGCCGCTCGGTTCCGCGCCCACCGGCGTGACGACGCCCGCCGTTCCGACGTCCGAGTACGGCACCGTCGAGCGGGTGATCCTGCTCGCCGAGGACGGCACGCCCGTGGGTGTGGCGGACAAGGCCGAGGTGCACACCGAGGCCACCCCGCTGCACCTCGCGTTCTCGTGCCACATCCGCGACGCGCGGGGGCAGGTCCTCGTCACCCGCCGGGCCCTGTCGAAGAAGACCTGGCCGGGCGTGTGGACGAACTCCCTGTGCGGCCACCCCGCGCCCGGGGAGTCGTTCGAGTCGGCCATCGCCCGCCGCGCCCACGAGGAGCTCGGGCTCGAGCTCACCGACATCCGGATGGTGCTGCCCGACTTCCGCTACCGGGCCGTCGACGCCTCCGGCGTCGTCGAGAACGAAATCTGCCCGGTCTTCACGGCCCGGGCCGGCAGCGAGCTCGCGCCGAACCCCGCGGAGGTCATGGACTACACCTGGGTGGCACCGTCGGACCTGCGCCGGGCGATCGAGGTGGCCCCGTGGGCCCTGAGCCCGTGGCTCGTCGAGCACTCCCCCGGCCTCGCGCTCCTCGTCGACGAGTCGGACAGGAGCGAGGGCCCGGCGTGA
- a CDS encoding DUF4282 domain-containing protein produces MSQTPPSGDAGNTERWRGYGQPQGAPQPPSPYQPQPPAPGQVPPRGPGPAPWNTPGTGDGRGGSDKGFFGALFDFSFRHFVTPSFVKIIYAVAIVAIGLAWLVLVVGGFMRTPLLGVVFLVFGSIVALFYVLLVRVSLELTVATVQTAQNTAVLAQRR; encoded by the coding sequence ATGAGCCAGACACCGCCCAGTGGCGACGCCGGCAACACCGAGCGCTGGCGCGGGTACGGCCAGCCGCAGGGCGCGCCGCAACCGCCGAGCCCCTACCAGCCGCAGCCCCCCGCCCCCGGGCAGGTCCCTCCGCGCGGTCCCGGCCCGGCACCGTGGAACACCCCCGGCACCGGCGACGGGCGTGGGGGCTCGGACAAGGGGTTCTTCGGCGCGCTGTTCGACTTCTCCTTCCGCCACTTCGTCACCCCGTCGTTCGTCAAGATCATCTACGCGGTGGCGATCGTCGCCATCGGTCTCGCGTGGCTGGTGCTCGTCGTCGGCGGCTTCATGAGAACCCCGCTCCTCGGCGTGGTGTTCTTGGTGTTCGGGTCGATCGTGGCGCTGTTCTACGTCCTCCTGGTCCGCGTCAGCCTCGAGCTCACCGTGGCCACGGTGCAGACCGCGCAGAACACCGCGGTCCTGGCTCAGCGCCGCTAG
- a CDS encoding glutathione S-transferase family protein, whose protein sequence is MSTSDDTERAEQPEQPEHATGGVYTSAGKKFTRDTNYITTRITADGRDGYPVQAGRYRLIAARACPWANRTIIVRRLLGLEDALSIGFPGPTHDERSWTFDLDPGGRDPVLGIERLQDAYFARFPDYPRGITVPAIVDVPTGQVVTNDYAQITLDLSTEWRAYHRPGAPDLYPEEHREEIDAVNRRVFTEVNNGVYRCGFAGSQAAYDRAYERLWSALDWLEERLIDRRYLVGETITEADVRLFTTLVRFDPVYHGHFKCNRSTLREMPALWGYARDLFQTPGFGDTVDFAQIKAHYYVVHRDINPTGIVPAGPDLSGWVSPHGREALGGRPFGDGTPPGRVRPDERVDEAHTPLRLG, encoded by the coding sequence GTGAGCACGAGCGACGACACCGAGCGGGCCGAGCAGCCCGAGCAGCCCGAGCACGCCACGGGCGGGGTCTACACCTCCGCGGGCAAGAAGTTCACCCGCGACACGAACTACATCACCACGCGCATCACCGCCGACGGGCGGGACGGGTACCCCGTCCAGGCGGGGCGCTACCGCCTCATCGCGGCGCGCGCCTGCCCGTGGGCCAACCGCACCATCATCGTGCGCCGGCTGCTCGGGCTGGAGGATGCCCTGTCGATCGGCTTCCCCGGTCCCACGCACGACGAGCGGTCCTGGACGTTCGACCTCGACCCGGGCGGCCGCGACCCCGTGCTCGGGATCGAGCGGCTCCAGGACGCGTACTTCGCGCGCTTCCCCGACTACCCGCGGGGCATCACCGTGCCGGCGATCGTCGACGTGCCCACGGGGCAGGTGGTAACCAACGACTACGCGCAGATCACCCTCGACCTCTCGACCGAGTGGCGCGCCTACCACCGCCCCGGCGCCCCGGACCTGTACCCGGAGGAGCACCGCGAGGAGATCGACGCCGTCAACCGGCGGGTGTTCACCGAGGTCAACAACGGCGTCTACCGGTGCGGCTTCGCCGGGTCGCAGGCGGCGTACGACCGCGCGTACGAGCGGCTGTGGTCCGCGCTCGACTGGCTCGAGGAGCGCCTCATCGACCGGCGCTACCTCGTGGGCGAGACCATCACCGAGGCGGACGTGCGCCTGTTCACCACCCTGGTGCGCTTCGACCCGGTCTACCACGGGCACTTCAAGTGCAACCGGAGCACCCTGCGCGAGATGCCCGCGCTGTGGGGCTACGCGCGTGACCTGTTCCAGACGCCCGGGTTCGGCGACACCGTCGACTTCGCGCAGATCAAGGCGCACTACTACGTGGTCCACCGGGACATCAACCCCACAGGGATCGTTCCCGCCGGCCCCGACCTGTCCGGATGGGTGAGCCCGCACGGGCGCGAGGCGCTCGGCGGGCGCCCGTTCGGGGACGGCACCCCGCCGGGCCGCGTCCGCCCGGACGAGCGCGTCGACGAGGCGCACACCCCGCTGCGTCTCGGCTGA
- a CDS encoding amidohydrolase produces the protein MTTATPSTVQRRPGGTVAITGGYVVPVAGEPIDGGTVLVVDGVIAAVGADVEIPDDARRVDAAGKWVLPGFVEAHAHMGVHEEGEGWAGNDTNEMTDPNGAALRAIDGINIDDVGFRDALEGGVTSAVVKPGSGNPIGGQTVAIKTWGGRTVDEQVIAEAVSVKSALGENPKRVYGDKKQAPSTRLGVAHVIRAAFVAAQNYAARRTQALSEGKPFERDLGLETLARVLDGELVWDQHTHRHDDIATAIRLAEEFGYRLVINHGTEGAKLADLLAEKDIPVIFGPMFTTRSKVELRDRAIVNLVRLAEAGVRVAITTDHPVVPINFLVHQASLAVKDGLDRDVALQALTVNPASFLGLGERVGALREGLDGDVVVWSGDPLDVFSRAEQVFISGTEVYSVADGVRPRPGRA, from the coding sequence ATGACCACTGCCACGCCCAGCACCGTCCAGCGCCGTCCCGGCGGCACCGTCGCGATCACCGGGGGCTACGTCGTCCCGGTCGCCGGTGAGCCGATCGACGGCGGCACCGTCCTCGTCGTCGACGGCGTCATCGCCGCGGTCGGGGCCGACGTGGAGATCCCCGACGACGCCCGCCGGGTGGACGCCGCCGGGAAGTGGGTCCTCCCGGGCTTCGTCGAGGCGCACGCCCACATGGGCGTCCACGAGGAGGGCGAGGGCTGGGCCGGCAACGACACCAACGAGATGACCGACCCCAACGGGGCGGCGCTGCGGGCGATCGACGGCATCAACATCGACGACGTCGGCTTCCGCGACGCCCTCGAGGGGGGCGTGACCTCCGCCGTCGTCAAGCCGGGCTCGGGGAACCCCATCGGCGGTCAGACGGTCGCCATCAAGACCTGGGGCGGGCGCACCGTCGACGAGCAGGTGATCGCCGAGGCGGTGTCCGTGAAGTCCGCCCTGGGTGAGAACCCCAAGCGGGTGTACGGGGACAAGAAGCAGGCGCCCTCCACCCGGCTCGGCGTCGCCCACGTCATCCGCGCCGCGTTCGTGGCCGCGCAGAACTACGCCGCGCGGCGCACCCAGGCCCTGAGCGAGGGCAAGCCCTTCGAGCGGGACCTCGGCCTGGAGACCCTCGCCCGGGTGCTCGACGGCGAGCTCGTCTGGGACCAGCACACCCACCGCCACGACGACATCGCCACCGCGATCCGCCTGGCCGAGGAGTTCGGCTACCGCCTGGTCATCAACCACGGCACCGAGGGCGCCAAGCTCGCCGACCTGCTCGCCGAGAAGGACATCCCGGTGATCTTCGGGCCGATGTTCACCACCCGGTCCAAGGTCGAGCTCCGCGACCGCGCGATCGTCAACCTCGTGCGCCTCGCCGAGGCCGGGGTGCGGGTGGCGATCACCACCGACCACCCGGTCGTACCGATCAACTTCCTCGTCCACCAGGCGTCGCTCGCCGTCAAGGACGGGCTCGACCGTGACGTCGCCCTTCAGGCCCTCACGGTCAACCCGGCGTCGTTCCTCGGCCTGGGCGAGCGCGTCGGCGCCCTGCGGGAGGGGCTCGACGGCGACGTCGTCGTGTGGTCGGGCGACCCGCTCGACGTCTTCTCCCGGGCCGAGCAGGTGTTCATCTCGGGGACCGAGGTGTACTCCGTCGCCGACGGCGTCCGGCCGCGGCCCGGCCGGGCCTGA
- a CDS encoding glutamate-cysteine ligase family protein, with amino-acid sequence MGEEIRSREFTRADHTRYRQAVRRCLDTLEAMLEAGSFDEHEWRTGLEIELNLVDADLRPHFGNAEILQRIDDPLYQTELGLFTIELNVEPRQMDGASLVHFEESLRENLNRARDRAREAGADIVMIGILPTLWPPAEGRAWLTDSARYRALDDAVMGSRREDIVLDIGGPEPLQMTMDSIAAEAACTSTQLHLQVSPAMFAHYWNAAEAIAGPQLALGANSPFLFGHQLLAETRTEVFLQSTDIRPPELRNQGVRPLVHFGDRWVTSIFDLFEENVRYFPTLLPQTSDEDPAEVFAAGGTPSLAELRLHNGTIYRWNRPIYDVQDGSPHLRVENRVLPAGPTVVDTMANAAFFFGVVSELAQDERPIWTRMSFDAARENFEAGARDGIDARLYWPKVGEVPADELILRRLLPMAARGLERLGIPAPIADRYLDILEARARLGRNGASWQAATVRALEGRGMRRPEALRTMLAEYTQGMQANEPVHTWPIP; translated from the coding sequence ATGGGTGAGGAGATCCGGTCGCGGGAGTTCACCCGTGCCGACCACACGCGCTACCGGCAGGCCGTCCGCCGGTGCCTCGACACGCTCGAGGCGATGCTCGAGGCCGGCTCCTTCGACGAGCACGAGTGGCGCACCGGGCTGGAGATCGAGCTCAACCTCGTCGACGCCGACCTGCGCCCCCACTTCGGCAACGCCGAGATCCTCCAGCGCATCGACGACCCGCTCTACCAGACCGAGCTGGGCCTGTTCACCATCGAGCTCAACGTCGAGCCGCGGCAGATGGACGGCGCGTCCCTCGTCCACTTCGAGGAGTCCCTGCGGGAGAACCTCAACCGCGCCCGGGACCGTGCCCGCGAGGCCGGCGCCGACATCGTCATGATCGGCATCCTGCCCACGTTGTGGCCGCCGGCCGAGGGCCGCGCCTGGCTCACCGACAGCGCGCGGTACCGGGCCCTCGACGACGCCGTCATGGGCTCGCGCCGGGAGGACATCGTCCTCGACATCGGCGGCCCCGAGCCCCTGCAGATGACGATGGACTCCATCGCCGCCGAGGCGGCGTGCACGTCCACGCAGCTGCACCTCCAGGTGAGCCCCGCCATGTTCGCCCACTACTGGAACGCCGCCGAGGCCATCGCCGGCCCCCAGCTGGCGCTCGGCGCCAACTCGCCCTTCCTCTTCGGGCACCAGCTCCTCGCGGAGACCCGCACCGAGGTCTTCCTCCAGTCCACCGACATCCGCCCGCCGGAACTCCGCAACCAGGGGGTGCGCCCGCTCGTCCACTTCGGTGACCGCTGGGTGACGTCGATCTTCGACCTCTTCGAGGAGAACGTCCGCTACTTCCCCACGCTCCTGCCGCAGACCAGTGACGAGGACCCGGCCGAGGTGTTCGCCGCCGGCGGGACCCCGAGCCTGGCCGAGCTGCGCCTGCACAACGGCACCATCTACCGCTGGAACCGGCCGATCTACGACGTCCAGGACGGCTCCCCGCACCTGCGCGTGGAGAACCGGGTCCTGCCCGCCGGGCCGACCGTGGTCGACACCATGGCGAACGCGGCCTTCTTCTTCGGTGTCGTCTCCGAGCTGGCCCAGGACGAGCGGCCGATCTGGACCCGCATGTCGTTCGACGCCGCGCGGGAGAACTTCGAGGCCGGCGCCCGGGACGGCATCGACGCGCGCCTGTACTGGCCCAAGGTCGGCGAGGTGCCGGCGGACGAGCTCATCCTCCGCCGCCTGCTGCCGATGGCCGCGCGGGGGCTGGAGCGCCTGGGCATCCCCGCGCCGATCGCGGACCGCTACCTCGACATCCTCGAGGCGCGGGCCCGGCTCGGGCGCAACGGGGCGTCGTGGCAGGCGGCCACCGTGCGCGCGCTCGAGGGTCGCGGCATGCGGCGCCCCGAGGCACTGCGCACCATGCTCGCCGAGTACACCCAGGGGATGCAGGCCAACGAGCCGGTCCACACCTGGCCGATCCCGTAG
- a CDS encoding metallophosphoesterase family protein → MSPEPDAAPPGPDAPGSHAAGSHAPDPVGSDAPDAAGTGRERQPLLPWWHELTPTTRKAVRAGVVLLVTLVIAAGYGVLTASTRSSLGPHEADYSVTLSGDVAIDLGPLGSVILESPVRPLGVDVVVHEIPAELTAVAANPVTGLAGDLAAYVQFFSAPDAAISSAVDGLVGDALGRTVIAWSALLLLIAAARFASRGLLRTEVAQALRRPGVAALVVVLVVGLGMATAVDLAGDERAPGQRVEAFADTPLEEVRITGRLGSLVDTYGSYVVEAYRENEEFYAQVQDNLAAAYEDDPAPRAPDPSATPLAVATGDATPSATAGPETPSETPAGSPSATEGASGTPSATVGASGTPAGSPSGTPTEGASETPSEPEVEPEPVTFVVVSDLHCNVGMAPVVGALVDLAGADALLDAGDTVMSGTSVESYCVNAFAQALPDGVQAVVAPGNHDSVQTAEQFRDAGYTVLDGRVVDVAGVRILGDTDPTLTAVGSGTQPEREETVPEMGLRLAATACEAADDGDTIDLLLVHNPRAAMPALEEGCAPLALSGHWHRREGPEPYGRGVRYVSSSSAGAVSGGATIGPLNGEAALTVLRVDAVTGRAMDYRLVTVAPDASVSLGPWTALPEAEAEVEAEAADGGSGDGGSGDGGGGSGAESPAATPSEG, encoded by the coding sequence ATGAGCCCAGAGCCCGACGCCGCCCCGCCCGGCCCCGACGCGCCCGGTTCCCACGCGGCCGGCTCGCACGCGCCCGACCCGGTCGGCTCTGACGCGCCCGACGCCGCCGGCACCGGGCGCGAGCGGCAGCCTTTGCTGCCGTGGTGGCACGAGCTGACGCCCACGACGCGCAAGGCCGTGCGGGCCGGCGTGGTCCTGCTCGTCACCCTGGTCATCGCCGCGGGCTACGGCGTGCTCACCGCCTCCACCCGGTCCTCGCTGGGGCCTCACGAGGCGGACTACTCGGTGACGCTCAGCGGTGACGTCGCCATCGACCTCGGCCCGCTCGGGTCGGTGATCCTGGAGTCGCCGGTGCGGCCGCTGGGGGTCGACGTCGTCGTCCACGAGATCCCCGCCGAGCTCACGGCCGTGGCCGCCAACCCCGTCACCGGGCTCGCCGGCGACCTCGCGGCGTACGTCCAGTTCTTCTCCGCCCCGGATGCGGCGATCTCGAGTGCCGTCGACGGCCTGGTCGGGGATGCCCTGGGCCGCACAGTGATCGCGTGGTCGGCCCTGCTCCTGCTCATCGCGGCGGCGCGGTTCGCCTCGCGCGGCCTGTTGCGCACGGAGGTCGCCCAGGCGCTGAGGCGGCCGGGCGTCGCGGCCCTTGTCGTCGTCCTCGTCGTGGGCCTGGGGATGGCCACCGCCGTCGACCTCGCCGGGGACGAGCGGGCACCCGGTCAGCGGGTGGAGGCGTTCGCGGACACGCCCCTCGAGGAGGTGCGGATCACCGGCCGCCTCGGCTCGCTCGTCGACACCTACGGCAGCTACGTCGTCGAGGCGTACCGCGAGAACGAGGAGTTCTACGCCCAGGTGCAGGACAACCTCGCGGCCGCGTACGAGGACGATCCCGCGCCCCGCGCGCCCGACCCCTCGGCGACACCGCTGGCCGTGGCCACCGGCGACGCCACCCCGTCCGCGACGGCCGGCCCGGAGACGCCGTCGGAGACGCCAGCGGGCTCGCCGTCTGCGACCGAGGGCGCGTCCGGGACGCCGTCTGCGACCGTGGGCGCGTCCGGGACGCCGGCGGGGTCGCCGTCGGGGACGCCGACGGAAGGGGCCTCCGAGACCCCGTCCGAGCCGGAGGTCGAGCCCGAGCCCGTGACCTTCGTCGTCGTCTCCGACCTGCACTGCAACGTGGGGATGGCGCCGGTCGTCGGCGCGCTCGTCGACCTCGCGGGCGCCGACGCCCTGCTCGACGCCGGCGACACCGTGATGAGCGGGACGAGCGTGGAGTCCTACTGCGTCAACGCCTTCGCCCAGGCGTTGCCGGACGGCGTGCAGGCGGTCGTCGCCCCGGGCAACCACGACAGCGTCCAGACCGCCGAGCAGTTCCGCGACGCCGGGTACACCGTCCTCGACGGGCGAGTCGTCGACGTCGCGGGCGTCCGGATCCTCGGGGACACCGACCCCACCCTCACGGCCGTCGGTTCGGGCACGCAGCCCGAGCGTGAGGAGACCGTGCCGGAGATGGGGCTGCGCCTGGCGGCGACGGCCTGCGAGGCCGCCGACGACGGCGACACCATCGACCTCCTGCTCGTCCACAACCCCCGCGCGGCCATGCCGGCGCTCGAGGAGGGCTGCGCCCCGCTCGCGCTGTCGGGCCACTGGCACCGGCGCGAGGGGCCCGAGCCGTACGGGCGCGGCGTGCGGTACGTGTCGTCGAGCTCGGCGGGGGCGGTGAGCGGTGGGGCGACCATCGGTCCGCTCAACGGCGAGGCGGCGCTCACCGTCCTGCGGGTGGACGCGGTGACCGGGCGGGCGATGGACTACCGCCTCGTCACCGTCGCGCCCGACGCCTCGGTCAGCCTCGGGCCGTGGACGGCTCTCCCGGAGGCCGAGGCCGAGGTCGAGGCCGAGGCCGCCGACGGCGGCAGCGGTGATGGTGGCAGCGGTGACGGCGGCGGTGGTAGCGGTGCCGAGAGCCCGGCGGCCACGCCGTCCGAAGGCTGA